One region of Calditrichota bacterium genomic DNA includes:
- a CDS encoding integration host factor subunit beta, with protein MKKTVTKRDIAKRVAKEVGEKLPLTEKIVSTLFTTLRQIMAEANPEVRIEIRDFGVFEVKTTKAKPKARNPKTGEIVYVPPRRKTHFKPGKLLKEELKKPLQ; from the coding sequence ATGAAGAAAACGGTTACGAAACGGGATATTGCCAAGCGGGTAGCCAAAGAGGTAGGAGAAAAACTTCCTTTGACTGAAAAAATTGTTTCAACTCTCTTCACGACGCTCCGTCAAATTATGGCAGAAGCAAATCCTGAAGTTCGTATTGAAATTCGAGATTTTGGTGTATTTGAGGTGAAAACAACCAAAGCCAAACCAAAAGCACGAAATCCCAAAACCGGGGAAATCGTTTACGTGCCCCCCCGCAGAAAGACACATTTTAAACCGGGTAAACTGTTAAAAGAAGAGTTAAAAAAGCCTCTTCAATAA